In one window of Ruminococcus albus AD2013 DNA:
- a CDS encoding dihydroorotate dehydrogenase — MNRLNVNFCGVDFKNPIVPASGTYGYGREYECLYPLSTLGGISVKGTTLHRREGNPAPRVAETPSGMLNSVGLQNGGVDKFLSYELPNLVTKDTRIIANIAGSTIEECAELAAKLKGSDIDMIELNISCPNVKQGGAAFGTDCNIAGAVTKAVKDNSDKPVMVKLSPNVTSIVDIAKSVEANGADAVSLINTLLGMRIDINTGRPILKNNVGGLSGPAVFPVAVRMVWQVANAVNIPVCGMGGVSTWEDAVEIMMAGASLVQVGAAIFNDPFAPVKIIDGLQKFCEDKGINNISEIVGTVKPW; from the coding sequence ATGAACAGACTGAATGTGAATTTCTGCGGTGTTGATTTCAAAAACCCGATAGTACCCGCAAGCGGTACATACGGCTACGGCAGAGAGTATGAGTGTCTTTATCCCCTTTCGACCCTGGGCGGTATCTCCGTAAAGGGTACCACACTGCACAGAAGAGAGGGCAATCCCGCACCGAGAGTTGCTGAGACTCCCTCGGGTATGCTGAACTCCGTTGGTCTGCAGAACGGCGGTGTTGATAAGTTCCTCAGCTACGAACTGCCCAATCTTGTAACTAAGGATACTCGCATAATCGCTAATATAGCAGGTTCTACCATTGAGGAATGTGCCGAACTGGCGGCTAAACTCAAAGGCAGTGATATCGATATGATAGAACTGAATATCTCCTGCCCCAACGTTAAGCAGGGCGGTGCGGCTTTCGGTACCGACTGCAATATCGCAGGTGCGGTAACAAAGGCTGTCAAGGACAATTCGGACAAGCCCGTTATGGTTAAGCTTTCCCCTAACGTTACAAGCATAGTTGATATCGCAAAAAGCGTTGAAGCAAACGGCGCTGACGCTGTATCGCTGATAAACACACTTCTCGGCATGAGGATAGATATCAACACAGGCAGACCCATACTCAAAAACAACGTTGGCGGACTTTCTGGTCCTGCGGTATTCCCTGTGGCTGTGAGAATGGTATGGCAGGTTGCAAATGCCGTAAATATCCCCGTATGCGGAATGGGCGGCGTTTCCACTTGGGAGGACGCAGTTGAGATAATGATGGCGGGCGCAAGCCTTGTACAGGTAGGCGCGGCTATATTCAACGACCCCTTTGCACCCGTCAAGATAATAGACGGTTTGCAGAAATTCTGCGAGGATAAGGGCATAAACAACATCTCGGAGATAGTCGGCACTGTAAAGCCGTGGTAA
- a CDS encoding GNAT family N-acetyltransferase: MSDIISKEFAELTPYELHAILKARCDVFVVEQNCAYTDIDGIDPICRHLFTLNDKGECTSCLRLFVKPDEPHTVQIGRVVTTERGTGLGGRLLHEGVKQARMYNGAEELYLEAQVYAIGFYAKEGFEVCSEEFLEDGIPHVKMRRKIT, from the coding sequence ATGAGCGATATAATAAGCAAAGAATTCGCAGAGCTCACTCCGTACGAGCTCCACGCGATACTGAAAGCAAGGTGTGATGTATTCGTGGTAGAGCAAAACTGCGCCTACACGGATATCGACGGTATAGACCCTATATGCAGACACCTTTTCACGCTGAATGACAAGGGCGAATGTACATCATGCCTGAGATTGTTCGTCAAGCCCGACGAGCCTCACACTGTACAGATTGGGCGTGTTGTCACCACCGAGCGCGGCACAGGTCTTGGGGGCAGGCTTCTGCACGAGGGAGTAAAGCAGGCACGGATGTATAATGGAGCGGAAGAGCTTTATCTTGAAGCGCAGGTATACGCCATCGGGTTTTATGCCAAAGAAGGATTTGAAGTCTGCTCGGAGGAATTTCTTGAAGACGGAATACCCCATGTAAAAATGCGCAGGAAGATAACGTAG
- a CDS encoding dihydroorotase encodes MELLIKNVRACDPQSGLDKITDIAVDGGVITAIGVITDIEDDTRVIDGKGRLCAVPGLFDMHVHFRDPGLTYKEDILTGANAAKAGGFTGVACMPNTKPPIDSPEGIRYVFDKAKKTGIDVIPYACVTKGMKGEELCDYDELKKAGITAISDDGRPVENAELMRKALELSNDNGLIITSHCEDLNIINGGIINKGEVSEKLGVKGMDRASEDSITAREITLAMSCDARIHICHVSTWGSVNIIRAAKRDGVKVTCETAPHYFTYTDEKLLTRDADYRMSPPLRTEKDRQAVEEALLDGTIDCIITDHAPHSAEEKADFEKAPNGVVGLETSLAVTLTQLYHTGKMSLSKLAEVMSINPRKILGLEPIKIAVGERCDLCIFDPDFEWEVIPEELNSKSKNTVFKGEKLKGRNMYTICRGKVVFSL; translated from the coding sequence ATGGAGCTTCTGATAAAAAATGTCAGAGCCTGCGATCCTCAGAGCGGGCTGGACAAGATCACGGATATAGCAGTCGATGGCGGTGTAATAACCGCCATTGGCGTAATTACAGATATTGAGGACGATACAAGGGTCATCGACGGCAAGGGCAGACTCTGCGCTGTGCCGGGACTTTTCGATATGCACGTGCATTTCCGCGACCCCGGACTTACCTACAAGGAGGATATCCTTACAGGTGCAAACGCCGCTAAGGCAGGCGGTTTCACAGGCGTTGCGTGTATGCCCAACACCAAGCCCCCTATCGATTCACCCGAGGGCATACGTTATGTTTTCGATAAGGCAAAAAAGACCGGTATCGACGTTATCCCCTATGCCTGCGTCACCAAGGGCATGAAGGGCGAAGAGCTCTGCGATTATGACGAGCTCAAAAAGGCAGGCATCACCGCCATATCAGACGACGGCAGACCTGTAGAGAATGCCGAGCTTATGAGAAAAGCACTGGAGCTTTCAAACGATAACGGTCTGATAATAACCTCTCACTGCGAAGACCTTAACATAATAAACGGCGGTATCATCAACAAGGGCGAGGTCTCCGAAAAACTGGGCGTAAAGGGCATGGACAGAGCCAGCGAGGACAGCATCACCGCAAGAGAGATAACCCTTGCCATGAGCTGTGATGCAAGGATACATATATGCCACGTATCCACATGGGGCTCTGTGAATATCATCAGGGCGGCAAAGCGCGACGGCGTAAAAGTCACCTGCGAAACTGCCCCCCACTATTTCACATACACCGATGAAAAGCTTCTCACCCGCGATGCTGACTACCGTATGTCTCCCCCGCTGAGGACAGAAAAGGACAGACAGGCAGTTGAGGAAGCCCTGCTTGACGGTACTATCGACTGCATCATAACCGACCACGCACCCCATTCCGCCGAGGAAAAGGCTGACTTTGAAAAAGCTCCCAACGGTGTTGTAGGTCTTGAAACCTCACTGGCTGTAACACTGACTCAGCTTTACCACACAGGCAAGATGAGCCTTTCAAAGCTTGCCGAGGTAATGAGCATAAATCCCAGAAAGATACTGGGGCTCGAACCCATAAAGATAGCCGTGGGCGAAAGATGCGACCTCTGCATATTCGACCCCGATTTTGAGTGGGAAGTCATTCCCGAAGAACTGAATTCAAAGAGCAAGAACACGGTGTTCAAGGGCGAAAAGCTCAAAGGCAGGAATATGTACACCATCTGCCGCGGCAAGGTGGTATTCAGCCTTTAA
- a CDS encoding AAA family ATPase: protein MAKVISLCGLVCTGKSTYAKKLCRDRKAALLSVDEITLALFPDGAGDMLDTYVERTEKLVFAKACEYAEVGIDSVLDIGLWTKRERDEAREYFAQKGVVFEIHYITVPREEWLRRIEKRNSAVMAGEYSAYYVDEGLAEKCLGAFEEPQADEEVYTVNDYRI, encoded by the coding sequence ATGGCAAAAGTAATTTCATTGTGCGGGCTTGTATGTACGGGAAAATCCACCTATGCAAAAAAGCTGTGCAGAGACAGAAAAGCGGCTCTGCTTTCGGTGGACGAGATAACGCTGGCACTGTTTCCCGATGGTGCGGGGGATATGCTGGATACATACGTTGAAAGAACGGAAAAACTTGTATTCGCAAAGGCTTGTGAGTATGCGGAAGTCGGTATCGACAGCGTGCTGGATATCGGCTTATGGACAAAGCGTGAGCGTGATGAAGCGCGGGAGTATTTCGCACAGAAAGGTGTTGTATTCGAGATACACTACATCACCGTTCCGCGTGAGGAATGGCTCAGACGGATAGAAAAGCGAAATTCCGCTGTAATGGCAGGGGAATATTCCGCTTATTATGTTGATGAGGGGCTTGCAGAGAAATGTCTGGGAGCTTTTGAAGAGCCGCAGGCTGACGAAGAGGTATATACAGTAAATGATTATCGGATATAG
- a CDS encoding ROK family protein: MKYYIGIDLGGTNIKAGVVSEDFEIVAKTSCKTNLPRPGEEICADMAKVALEAVKEAGLTLDDIEAVGIGTPGTANSETGVIEYSNNLGFLNFPVVELMKTHIDKPCYVENDANAAAYGEFVAGAAKGANDAVCITLGTGVGGGIIINKKIYSGFNFAGAEIGHTVINVDGPQCTCGRRGCFEVYSSATGLIRMTNEAIAKHPESILKEEADDHGKVSARTAFNAMRRGDAAAKQVVDDYIRYLACGIANTINIFQPDILCIGGGVCNEGDPLLLPLKELVAKEVYTRNSEKNTEIVIAKLGNDAGIIGAAFLGLNK, from the coding sequence ATGAAATATTACATCGGTATCGACCTGGGAGGAACCAACATCAAAGCAGGTGTTGTAAGCGAAGATTTTGAGATAGTTGCAAAGACAAGCTGCAAGACCAACCTTCCCAGACCCGGCGAGGAGATATGCGCTGATATGGCTAAGGTAGCCCTTGAAGCTGTCAAGGAAGCAGGACTTACCCTTGACGATATCGAAGCTGTGGGCATCGGTACCCCCGGCACTGCAAACTCGGAGACAGGCGTTATCGAGTATTCAAACAACCTCGGTTTCCTGAATTTCCCTGTTGTTGAGCTTATGAAGACACATATCGACAAGCCTTGCTATGTTGAGAACGACGCTAATGCCGCAGCATACGGCGAATTCGTTGCAGGTGCTGCAAAGGGCGCAAACGATGCTGTCTGCATCACCCTCGGCACAGGCGTGGGCGGCGGTATAATCATAAACAAGAAGATATACTCGGGCTTCAACTTTGCGGGTGCTGAGATAGGACATACCGTTATCAATGTTGACGGTCCCCAGTGTACCTGCGGAAGAAGAGGCTGTTTTGAGGTATATTCCTCTGCTACGGGTCTTATCCGCATGACTAACGAAGCCATCGCAAAGCACCCCGAGAGCATACTTAAAGAAGAAGCTGATGACCACGGCAAGGTTTCCGCGAGAACAGCTTTCAATGCCATGAGAAGAGGTGACGCTGCCGCTAAGCAGGTAGTTGATGATTACATCAGATATCTCGCCTGCGGTATCGCAAACACAATAAATATCTTCCAGCCCGATATCCTCTGCATAGGCGGCGGTGTGTGCAACGAGGGCGACCCTCTGCTGCTGCCCCTCAAGGAACTGGTAGCTAAGGAAGTATACACCAGAAATTCCGAGAAGAACACAGAGATAGTTATTGCCAAGCTGGGCAACGATGCAGGCATAATCGGTGCTGCGTTCCTGGGTCTGAACAAATAA
- a CDS encoding PTS ascorbate transporter subunit IIC, whose amino-acid sequence MAAKKQIPLRLSEKLYNDIASWAEDDFRSVNGQIEYLLTECVKQRRKNGGYVGKDIDAPPDLDVEEFE is encoded by the coding sequence ATGGCAGCAAAGAAGCAGATACCGCTGAGACTTTCCGAGAAGCTGTACAACGATATAGCATCATGGGCAGAAGACGATTTCCGGTCTGTAAACGGGCAGATAGAGTATCTTCTGACGGAATGTGTAAAACAGCGGCGTAAGAACGGCGGCTATGTAGGCAAGGACATAGATGCCCCACCGGACCTTGATGTAGAGGAATTTGAGTAA
- a CDS encoding DegV family protein has translation MTRPYTLFCDSTCDLPEERLLKMDCRIIPLTFEIDGKPYTTADISMQEFYRRMREDASTKTSQISVGVCQDAFEEELKQGRDILYLTFSSGLSGTYNSALIAKDNLAEQYPDAKIVIVDSLSASSGEGLLLIYADMKKREGMDIDQLASWIEVNRYHICHVFTVDDLKYLFRGGRVSRASAIAGTVLGIKPVLSVDNDGHLIPQDKVRGRKQSINKLGQMIKERMGNCLNQIVTISHGDCIEDAKYAEKMLKEIFGEDTEVVISYTGPVIGAHSGPGTLALFFWGDYR, from the coding sequence ATGACAAGACCATATACCCTTTTTTGTGATTCAACTTGTGACCTGCCTGAAGAAAGGCTGCTGAAAATGGATTGCAGGATAATCCCCCTGACCTTTGAGATAGACGGCAAGCCTTATACAACTGCTGATATCTCGATGCAGGAGTTTTACAGACGTATGCGCGAGGACGCTTCCACCAAAACTTCTCAGATATCCGTGGGGGTATGCCAGGACGCTTTTGAGGAAGAGCTGAAACAGGGCAGGGATATACTGTATCTCACTTTTTCTTCGGGGCTGAGCGGTACATATAACAGTGCGCTCATTGCTAAGGATAATCTTGCGGAGCAGTATCCCGATGCAAAGATAGTTATAGTCGATTCGCTGAGTGCATCATCGGGTGAAGGACTTCTGCTGATTTATGCGGATATGAAAAAGCGTGAGGGTATGGATATCGACCAGCTTGCAAGCTGGATTGAGGTCAACCGTTATCATATCTGCCATGTATTCACGGTAGATGACCTTAAATATCTGTTCCGCGGCGGAAGAGTATCAAGGGCATCGGCGATAGCGGGAACGGTGCTGGGCATAAAGCCTGTACTTTCCGTTGATAATGACGGACATCTTATCCCGCAGGATAAAGTCCGCGGCAGGAAGCAGTCAATAAACAAGCTGGGGCAGATGATAAAAGAGCGCATGGGCAACTGTCTGAATCAGATAGTCACTATAAGTCACGGCGACTGTATAGAGGATGCAAAGTATGCTGAAAAGATGCTGAAAGAGATATTCGGCGAGGATACGGAGGTCGTTATATCGTATACGGGACCTGTTATCGGTGCGCATTCGGGGCCTGGCACACTGGCGCTGTTTTTCTGGGGAGATTATCGGTGA
- the ilvD gene encoding dihydroxy-acid dehydratase, with protein sequence MSNNYFCEGVEKAPQRSLFNALGFTKEEMERPLVGIVSSYNEIVPGHMNIDKIVEAVKMGVAMAGGTPVMFPAIAVCDGIAMGHQGMKYSLVTRDLIADSTECMALAHHFDALVMIPNCDKNVPGLLMAAARVNVPTIFVSGGPMLAGRVKGSKTSLSSMFEAVGSYNAGKMTLEDVQEFEDKACPSCGSCSGMYTANSMNCLTEVLGMGLRGNGTIPAAYSARLKLAKQAGMQVMELLKKNIRPRDIMTEDAFKNAIAADMALGCSTNSMLHLPAIAHECGIDLDLELVNEISERTPNICHLAPAGHAYMEDLNEAGGVYAVLGELAKKDLINTDCLTCTGKTVKENITGVANKDTNIIRPIDDPYMPNGGIAVLRGNLAPDTCVVKRSAVAPEMLKHEGPARVFDSEDEAIEAIRGGKIVPGDVVVIRYEGPKGGPGMREMLNPTSAIQGMGLGSTVALITDGRFSGATRGAAIGHVSPEAALGGNIALVEEGDIIAIDINAHKIELKVSDEVLAERRKNWTPREPKIKTGYLARYASLVTSANRGAVLEIK encoded by the coding sequence ATGTCAAACAATTATTTTTGCGAGGGCGTAGAGAAGGCACCTCAGAGATCGCTGTTCAATGCGCTGGGATTCACAAAAGAGGAAATGGAGAGACCTCTGGTAGGTATCGTTTCTTCCTACAACGAGATAGTTCCCGGTCATATGAACATCGACAAGATCGTTGAAGCAGTAAAGATGGGCGTCGCTATGGCAGGCGGCACTCCTGTAATGTTCCCCGCTATCGCAGTATGCGATGGTATCGCTATGGGACATCAGGGCATGAAGTATTCTCTGGTAACAAGAGACCTCATCGCTGATTCCACCGAATGTATGGCACTGGCACACCACTTTGACGCTCTTGTTATGATACCCAACTGTGACAAGAACGTTCCCGGTCTGCTGATGGCAGCTGCAAGAGTGAACGTTCCTACTATATTCGTTTCGGGCGGCCCCATGCTGGCAGGCCGTGTAAAGGGCAGCAAGACTTCCCTTTCAAGTATGTTTGAAGCAGTAGGCTCCTACAATGCAGGCAAGATGACCCTTGAAGACGTTCAGGAATTCGAGGACAAGGCTTGTCCTTCCTGCGGTTCATGTTCGGGTATGTACACCGCAAACTCCATGAACTGCCTGACAGAAGTTCTGGGTATGGGTCTGAGAGGAAACGGCACTATCCCCGCAGCTTATTCTGCAAGACTGAAGCTGGCTAAGCAGGCTGGTATGCAGGTAATGGAACTGCTGAAGAAGAATATCCGTCCCCGCGATATCATGACTGAGGACGCTTTCAAGAACGCTATCGCCGCTGATATGGCACTGGGCTGTTCCACAAACTCCATGCTCCACCTGCCCGCTATCGCTCATGAGTGCGGCATCGACCTCGACCTCGAGCTGGTAAACGAGATATCCGAAAGGACACCTAACATCTGCCACCTTGCACCCGCAGGTCACGCTTATATGGAAGACCTCAACGAAGCAGGCGGCGTTTACGCTGTACTGGGCGAGCTGGCTAAGAAGGACCTCATAAACACCGACTGCCTCACCTGCACAGGCAAGACCGTCAAGGAGAACATCACAGGCGTTGCAAACAAGGATACCAACATCATCAGACCTATCGATGATCCTTATATGCCCAACGGCGGCATCGCTGTGCTGAGAGGTAATCTGGCACCCGATACCTGCGTTGTAAAGAGATCCGCTGTTGCTCCCGAAATGCTCAAGCACGAAGGTCCCGCAAGAGTATTCGACAGCGAGGACGAAGCTATCGAAGCTATCCGCGGCGGTAAGATCGTTCCCGGTGACGTTGTTGTCATCAGATACGAAGGCCCAAAGGGCGGCCCTGGCATGAGAGAGATGCTCAACCCCACCTCCGCTATACAGGGCATGGGTCTGGGCTCAACAGTTGCACTTATCACCGACGGACGTTTCAGCGGCGCTACAAGAGGTGCAGCTATCGGACACGTTTCTCCCGAAGCTGCTCTGGGCGGAAACATCGCACTGGTCGAGGAAGGCGATATCATCGCGATAGATATCAACGCTCACAAGATCGAACTTAAAGTAAGCGATGAAGTTCTTGCCGAAAGAAGAAAGAACTGGACTCCCAGAGAGCCCAAGATCAAGACAGGTTATCTTGCACGTTATGCTTCGCTGGTAACATCAGCCAACAGAGGCGCAGTGCTGGAAATAAAGTAA
- a CDS encoding SPFH domain-containing protein — MTEKILSTKKNGMAMMMLFILLYIAAFLGIPASPAVGGGAGLLIGIISGIWITFGWIGFMGLKVLRPQEALVLTLFGKYKGTLKGDGFYWVNPFCTAVNPAANTKLRQSGDVKSDSAKTSTTAGGQGAVNPATGYVKIDKRISLKMMTLDNNKQKINDCLGNPIEIGIAVIWRVVDTAKAVFEVDNYKEYLSLQCDTALRNIVRLYPYDVAPNVDTTGDGVADEGSLRGSSEIVAQRIRDEIQEKVKNAGIEIIEARITYLAYAPEIAAAMLQRQQASAVVDARKLIVDGAVGMVEMALEQLSEKNVVELDDERKAAMVSNLLVVLCGNHDAQPVVNSGSLY; from the coding sequence ATGACAGAGAAAATTTTATCAACAAAGAAGAACGGCATGGCAATGATGATGCTTTTCATCCTACTTTATATAGCAGCTTTCCTCGGCATACCTGCTTCACCCGCTGTCGGCGGCGGCGCAGGTCTCCTGATAGGCATTATTTCGGGAATATGGATCACATTCGGCTGGATAGGCTTTATGGGACTTAAAGTTCTTCGTCCGCAGGAAGCACTGGTACTGACACTCTTCGGCAAATACAAGGGCACACTCAAGGGCGACGGATTCTACTGGGTAAACCCCTTCTGCACAGCAGTTAACCCCGCAGCAAACACAAAACTCCGCCAGAGCGGCGATGTAAAGAGCGACAGCGCAAAGACTTCCACCACAGCAGGCGGACAGGGCGCTGTAAACCCCGCAACAGGCTATGTTAAGATCGACAAGAGGATCTCCCTGAAAATGATGACCCTCGATAACAACAAGCAGAAGATCAACGACTGCCTCGGCAACCCCATCGAGATAGGCATAGCAGTTATCTGGAGAGTTGTTGACACCGCAAAGGCAGTATTCGAGGTTGATAACTACAAGGAGTACCTCTCTCTCCAGTGTGATACCGCACTGAGAAATATCGTAAGGCTCTATCCTTATGATGTAGCACCCAATGTTGATACCACAGGCGACGGCGTAGCCGATGAAGGCAGCCTGAGAGGATCTTCCGAGATAGTTGCACAGCGTATCCGTGACGAGATACAGGAAAAAGTAAAGAATGCAGGCATCGAGATCATCGAGGCGAGAATCACATACCTTGCCTATGCGCCCGAGATCGCAGCTGCAATGCTCCAGAGACAGCAGGCAAGCGCAGTCGTTGACGCAAGAAAGCTGATAGTAGACGGTGCAGTAGGCATGGTTGAGATGGCACTTGAACAGCTCAGCGAAAAGAACGTAGTTGAACTTGACGACGAGCGCAAGGCAGCTATGGTATCGAATCTGCTGGTAGTACTCTGCGGCAATCACGATGCACAGCCCGTAGTAAATTCGGGCAGCCTGTACTGA
- the nspC gene encoding carboxynorspermidine decarboxylase has translation MNFPFESDIYSLRTPCYLVSEKALKHNMEILLSVRKRTGCKILLAQKAFSMYAAYPMMRPYIDGTTASGLYEAKLGHEEFGGETHVFSPAYKKEDMAELLKICDDIIFNSFSQWKLHRGTVKNSGRKVSCGIRCNPLYSEIDTDIYNPCFTGSRLGVAPENFESGELDGIEGLHFHTMCEQGADVLARTVPHIEKHFGGYIKQMKWVNLGGGHHITKAGYDVDLLCRTVDSIQQKYGVQVYLEPGEACALNAGWLVTEVLDIGKNGIEFAIVDTSAACHMPDVLEMPYRPEIIGAGKAGEKKHVYRLGGPTCLAGDIIGDYAFDEPLKAGDRLVFCDMAIYSMCKNNTFNGMPLPEIYLEKLDGTTESIKRFGYEDFKRRV, from the coding sequence ATGAACTTCCCTTTTGAAAGCGATATATATTCGCTGAGAACGCCCTGCTATCTTGTCAGCGAAAAGGCGCTCAAACATAATATGGAGATACTGCTGTCCGTCCGCAAAAGGACGGGCTGCAAGATACTTCTTGCCCAGAAGGCTTTTTCAATGTACGCCGCTTACCCCATGATGCGCCCCTATATCGACGGCACCACTGCCAGCGGTCTGTATGAAGCAAAACTGGGGCATGAGGAATTCGGCGGCGAGACCCACGTATTCAGCCCCGCATACAAAAAAGAGGATATGGCTGAACTGCTGAAGATATGCGATGATATCATCTTCAACAGCTTTTCCCAGTGGAAACTTCACCGCGGCACTGTTAAAAACAGCGGAAGAAAAGTATCCTGCGGCATAAGGTGCAACCCTCTGTATTCGGAGATAGACACCGACATCTATAACCCATGCTTTACAGGTTCAAGACTGGGTGTTGCCCCCGAAAATTTCGAGAGCGGCGAACTTGACGGCATCGAGGGACTTCACTTCCACACCATGTGCGAACAGGGCGCGGACGTTCTTGCAAGGACAGTACCCCATATCGAGAAACATTTCGGCGGATACATAAAGCAGATGAAATGGGTGAACCTCGGCGGCGGACATCACATAACAAAAGCAGGCTATGATGTTGACCTGCTTTGCAGAACGGTGGATAGTATACAGCAGAAGTACGGCGTTCAGGTATACCTTGAACCGGGAGAAGCCTGTGCGCTGAATGCGGGCTGGCTTGTGACGGAAGTTCTGGACATCGGCAAAAACGGAATTGAATTTGCGATAGTTGATACCTCGGCGGCTTGCCATATGCCCGATGTACTGGAAATGCCCTATCGTCCCGAGATAATAGGCGCGGGCAAGGCAGGCGAGAAAAAGCACGTATATCGCCTTGGAGGACCTACCTGTCTGGCGGGTGATATCATTGGCGACTATGCTTTTGACGAACCGCTGAAAGCAGGTGACAGATTGGTTTTCTGCGATATGGCGATATACTCCATGTGCAAGAACAACACTTTCAATGGTATGCCCCTGCCCGAGATATACCTTGAAAAGCTTGATGGTACTACCGAAAGCATTAAGCGTTTCGGGTATGAGGATTTCAAACGTAGGGTGTAA
- the pyrF gene encoding orotidine-5'-phosphate decarboxylase: MSMDRLIENIVKTQNPSVVGLDPKLEYVPEFIKEKKFKKYDRTLKAAAKAILEFNKCIIDEIHDICPAIKPQAAYYEMYGYEGVKTLYKTIQYAKEKGMFVMTDGKRNDIGATMEAYAAAHLGLTDVGGEKIEAFGADALTVNGYLGSDGINPLLEQCKLYDKGIFVLVKTSNKSSGELQDLKIGDKTVYATMGDMCEKWGSEVMGKYGYSGVGAVVGATYPEQLAEMRAALPHTFFLVPGYGAQGGGAEGVSKGFDKNGLGAIVNSSRGVMCAYKKEECDEQDFAKAARREVIRMKEDIISYLPRIAFPD; this comes from the coding sequence ATGTCAATGGACAGACTTATTGAAAACATAGTAAAAACACAGAACCCTTCGGTTGTGGGACTTGACCCTAAGCTGGAGTACGTTCCCGAATTCATAAAGGAAAAGAAATTCAAGAAGTACGACCGCACACTTAAAGCTGCGGCTAAGGCTATACTTGAATTCAATAAGTGCATCATCGATGAGATACACGATATCTGCCCCGCTATCAAGCCCCAGGCAGCTTACTACGAAATGTACGGCTATGAGGGCGTAAAGACCCTCTACAAGACCATCCAGTACGCCAAGGAAAAAGGTATGTTCGTTATGACCGACGGCAAGCGTAACGATATCGGCGCTACTATGGAAGCTTATGCGGCTGCACATCTGGGTCTTACCGATGTTGGCGGCGAAAAGATCGAAGCTTTCGGTGCAGATGCCCTGACAGTAAACGGCTACCTCGGTTCTGACGGAATCAATCCTCTGCTGGAACAGTGCAAGCTTTACGACAAGGGCATTTTTGTGCTGGTAAAGACTTCCAATAAGTCCTCAGGCGAACTTCAGGATCTGAAGATCGGCGACAAGACCGTTTACGCTACTATGGGCGATATGTGCGAAAAATGGGGCAGTGAAGTCATGGGCAAGTACGGTTACAGCGGCGTGGGCGCAGTTGTGGGCGCAACTTATCCCGAACAGCTGGCTGAAATGAGAGCTGCACTGCCTCACACATTCTTCCTGGTACCCGGCTACGGCGCACAGGGCGGCGGCGCTGAGGGCGTAAGCAAGGGCTTCGACAAGAACGGTCTGGGCGCAATAGTCAACTCTTCCCGCGGCGTTATGTGCGCTTACAAGAAAGAGGAGTGCGACGAGCAGGATTTCGCAAAGGCGGCAAGAAGAGAAGTTATCCGCATGAAAGAGGATATAATCTCCTACCTGCCCAGAATAGCTTTCCCTGACTGA
- a CDS encoding dihydroorotate dehydrogenase electron transfer subunit yields the protein MMYKQGKYQIVSKKTLAKGIFDIEVLCPDVAELAEAGQFAQVAAEGFFLRRPISICDIDKDKGTIRLVFEIRGKGTEKLAELNKGQLIDIIAPLGKGFKVLEGKKAICVGGGIGVPPMVGIAKAYGANAVAISGFRNMAAVILQEDFKAAGVETILCTDDGSAGRKGFVTDALEEQIAKDKPDIIVACGPMVMLKRIADIAEKNGIECQVSLEQRMACGVGACLVCACRTVKDGKEIHSHVCKDGPVFDSKEVVFE from the coding sequence ATGATGTACAAACAGGGTAAATATCAGATAGTATCGAAAAAGACCTTGGCTAAAGGCATTTTCGATATCGAGGTGCTGTGCCCCGATGTGGCTGAACTTGCCGAAGCAGGACAGTTCGCACAGGTGGCTGCGGAGGGATTTTTCCTGCGCAGACCTATATCTATCTGTGATATAGACAAGGACAAGGGCACTATCCGCCTTGTGTTCGAGATACGCGGCAAGGGTACCGAGAAGCTGGCTGAACTCAACAAGGGTCAGCTGATAGATATTATCGCACCCCTTGGCAAGGGATTCAAGGTGCTTGAAGGCAAGAAAGCCATCTGCGTCGGCGGCGGCATAGGTGTCCCCCCGATGGTTGGCATAGCTAAGGCTTACGGTGCAAATGCCGTGGCTATAAGCGGTTTCAGGAATATGGCTGCTGTTATCTTACAGGAAGATTTCAAGGCTGCGGGAGTAGAGACAATACTCTGCACCGATGACGGTTCAGCAGGCAGAAAGGGCTTCGTCACTGATGCACTTGAAGAGCAGATAGCTAAGGATAAACCCGATATCATCGTTGCCTGCGGACCTATGGTCATGCTGAAAAGGATAGCTGATATCGCTGAGAAAAACGGTATCGAATGTCAGGTATCTCTCGAACAGAGAATGGCCTGCGGCGTTGGTGCCTGTCTGGTATGCGCCTGCCGTACAGTTAAGGACGGCAAGGAGATACATTCCCACGTATGCAAGGACGGCCCTGTATTTGACAGCAAGGAGGTGGTTTTTGAATGA